A segment of the Candidatus Sumerlaea chitinivorans genome:
TCGGGATGGGTGGACACAGAACCCTTATTTTGCCGACTATCCGACCCCGCTTCATCGGCGTGTGAACCGCAACTGGGAACGTTCGGTAGTGCATGAAGCCTCCGCAGTTCTGGGAGTCAGCGAGCCTATTGTGCGCCACCTGCAGAGACTCACGCCCGAACCAGAAAAAGTTCATCTTCTGCCAAACGGTTTCGATCCCGATGATTTCGAGAGTATCGAGCCGATCGGGTTCGACCGGTTCACGATTGCGTATACGGGTACACTTTTCATGCAGCGGTCGCCGGAGAGCTTCTTCGCTGGGGTGCGGGCCTTGCTCGACAACTATCGGGGAATCGAAGAGAATTTTCAGGTAATCTTCATGACACAGTTTCGCCCTGAACATGAAGAATGCATTCGGGCCATGGGTCTTGAGCGGGTGGTGCAAAACTGGGGCCTGCAGTCTTATCGCAAAGCGCTTCAACTCCAGAAAAGTGCAGACGCATTGCTCGTGCTCGAGGGGGAAGGCAAAAACGCCGAAATCATGATCACGCAGAAGGTCTTTGAATACCTCGCCACGGGCAAACCGATCCTTGCGATCACCCCCCCCAACGCACTGACGGCTTTACTTGAGGAAACAGGGGCGGGCATCTGCGTGCATCCTGAGGACATTCGCAAGATCAAAGACCGACTCTACGAGCTTTTTACTGGTACGCTCACCCTCCGCCGAAACGAGGAGAAGATCCGGAAGTTCCATCGCAAAGAGTTGACTCGGCGCCTTGTAGAGATTATACGAGACCGCTGAAGAGTGATAAAGGGAGGACCGAGCTGCGATGGGTGGTGGAAGCGGGGAACTCTAAGCAAATTGCTTGAGAAGAGTTGCACGTTTTGAGAATAACGGGACCAGTTTAGTACTATATTTGCGATCAGCGTCAGAAAGTGAGGCGTACAAGAGATGAGTGAAGGTGTAGCAGTCCAGCCAGCCGAATTGACCGATCGGGCGAAACGTGCGTTAGACCGGATCAAGGAGGTTTTTGGGGTCGCCGAGGTGCCGGCAGCCCTTACGCGGTTTGCCCAGTCCGAAACTGGCATCAACGATCTCTACATGAACCTCAACCGTCAGCTGCAGGACGGCAAGGTCTCCAAGCAAACGAAACTTCTGGTTGCACTGGGGGTAGCGACGGCGGTGGGCTCCCCTCAGGCCGTAGAGTTTTTCCGACAAGCTGCAATCGCGGCTGGACGCACCGCTGCGGATGCAGCCGAGGCGATTCACACTGCGATTACGTGCAGTACTTACAACGCGTACTATCGTTTCCGCAGTCAAGTGCCCGGCGACTTGGCGCCGACGTATAGCGAATTTAAGGCCACCTTCAACGGCTCGGTGTTTCTGAAACCGCCGTTCGACGAGCGTGAGGTTGAGGCCATTTGCGTGGCTGTTTCGTCGGTGAACAACTGCATGAAATGTGTGGATGGCCACGTGAACAAGGCCAAGAGCCTCGGCTACCAAGACGATCAGATTGATGAGATTATCAAAGCTGGAGCAGCGGCGTTCGCCTTTGCGCTTGCTTGCAATGCATGCCAGTAAGCGCCCCCGCTTTGCTGGCCACGTGTGCTGTTCTTGCTCACGTGAAGTGGGAAGGCGTCCTCAAGACGGGGCAGCAATGAGACAAGTTTTAAATTGGAGTCAAATCTTAGAAAGAAAGGAAGGAGAAGTATGATCGGTGTTGGTCAAAAGTGCCCGGACTTTGAAGTTCCGGCGCTGATCGGCGAAGACGTCAACGGAAAGGTCGCTTTAAAGGATTTCAAAGGCAAGTGGGTTTGCCTGTATTTCTATCCGCTGGATTTCACGTTCGTCTGCCCGACCGAGATCAAGGCGTTCAGCGACGCAGTACCTGATTTTGAGGATCGCAACTGCGCAGTGCTCGGTGGCTCGTGCGACAGCGTGTACAGTCACCTTGGTTGGGTTCGCGCGAAGGACGAGCTCAAGGGCCTCAAGCACCCACTCATCAGTGACTACACGAAGTCGCTTTCGCGGGCCCTGGGGATTCTTGACGAAGAGAAGGGTGTGAGCCAGCGGGCGACCTTCCTGATCGACCCAGACGGAATCGTCCGATTCATCTATGTGACCGATCTGAGCGTCGGGCGAAACCCCGAGGAAGTGCTCCGTGTACTGGATGCGCTCCAAAGTGGTGAGCTTTGCCCGTGTGGCTGGAAGCCCGGCGATCCAACCATCAAAGTCTAAGCATCAGGACCTGGAAAAACTACATCGGCGGTGAGAAGCTGAAAGGCTCTCACCGCCGTTTTCTTTTGTCTAAGGCCTGTGCAAATGCACCGAGCCCGCCGAAAAGAGGCTTCGATCGTCACCGCCAATTGTGCAATTCGCCCTAACCGTGCGGAATCACACAAAGTCGAGGGCTGGGCTGCTGGGAGAGGCGTACCGCTTTTTGGGAATTCGGCCGGCAAGGTAAGCGAGTCGGCCCGCTTCGCACGCGAGCTTCATCGCACGCGCCATTTTCACGGGATCTTTCGCGCATGCAATGCCGGTATTTAGAAGAACGCCATCCACGCCCAATTCCATCGCAATTGCAACGTCGGAAGCTGTGCCGACGCCGGCATCAACGATGATGGGCACATGGGCCTGCTCGAGGATGATGGCGATGTTGGTGGGGTTCAGAATCCCAAGCCCAGACCCGATCGGCGAACCCAGCGGCATAACGGCGGTGGCCCCGGCATCTTCGAGTTTCCGTGCCATCACCGGATCGTCGTTCGTGTAAGCCAAAACTTTGAAGCCTTCCTTGACGAGGATTTTAGTTGCTTCCAGCGTCTCGATCGGGTCGGGGAGCAGCGTTTTCTGCTCGGAAAGCACTTCGAGTTTCACCATGTCGCCGAGGCCAAGTTCGCGGGCTAGCATGCAGATCTTAATCGCATCCTCTTTAGTAAAGCAACCGGCAGTGTTGGGGAGGATCGTGTACTTGTTGCGGTCCAGATAGTCGAGGAGGTTTTTCTCGCCACGCTTGTGGGCATCGAGATCGACGCGTCGCAAGGCCACCGTCACAATTTCGCAGCCCGACGCCTCGAGCGCCTCAACCATCAGCTCAAACGTCGCGTACTTTCCTGTTCCAACCAAAAGGCGAGAGGAATACTCACGATCACCAAGGCGCAGTTTCGTATCGGCCACGGGCTTTGTGATTTCGCTCGGGTTTGCCATTCTTGTAGATTCCTTTCCGTTCAAAGCTAATTTTTCGGTCACCTAACGGTCCCGGCCGCGTTTGGGGTCAGGCGGGGGCCACTTGCGTTGTTTTCCTCGAGACTTTACCCTATGCTACGCTGGATTGTTCGTATCGTACGAGAAGCTTCCGACGACAAGTTTTTTGTTTGGGGCCAGGGGATTATACGGTCAACTGCGCACGGGGAAAACAATCGGCAATACGTCCGGCTCTAAGGATTCCGCGCAAACCTAGAGACGATGGATAGGGACGCAAACTGTGTACCCGTGGCACGCCTAAGACCCTTGCTATCTTGACCTTGATTCAAGAATGAACTTCAGCGGACGCCATGCCCGCATGCGCCATGCCCGCTCATTGTGAGCGGCGCCGACATCCTCAAAATGTTCGAAGTCGACGCCATCTTTCCAACCCTTTTGGCGAGCCAAGTTGACAAATTCACGCGTCAGGGGGGCGCCGTCTTGCGTCTCACCGGCGGTGCCATTATCCACGTAGAGCCGGAAGCGCCCACGCCCGTGCTTTTTGACGACATCAAGCAACGTGCGGCCCTGTGCGTCCGGCACTTGGAACGCCGGTGACAAGGCAGCGACGACTCCGAAGGTGTCGGGATAAACGTACCCTGTCGTAATCGAGACGATTCCCCCCATGCTTGATCCCATCACGGCCGTGTGTTTGCGATCGCGACGTGTGCGGAAGTCCTGATCGATCCGCGGCTTCACCACCTCTCTCAGAAAGCGATGGTAGGGCGAAGGTCGCAAGCGCAGGACGTCGGCTCCGAGGCCGTACTCCGCTAATCGCGCCGAAGAATTGGGTATGCCCACCAAAATGGCTTGCTGCAAGGTCGTGGTGGAATCCAGCAGCGTATTGAGGTGCCAGCCGCCATGACCGAAACAACAGCGCTCGTCATCCCAGACATTCTGGCCGTCGTGGAGATAAATTACTGGGTAGCGGTGTTTTGAACCCGGCGTGAAATACCCTTTCGGTAGGTAGACGAAAATTTGCCGGGGGGCGAGGGAGTGCGAAGTGCCTTTCTCCTGCGGGAGAGACAACATCTCCGCGCTGAGCAAAAGGCGCCCATGTGTGGCCGTGGGTTCCCGATCATCGTACACTAACCGGCCCTCTTCAAAGCGCACAGGAATCCAAGATTGTTTGAAATCCGACGGGACCCCACGAACTCGAAATTCCACTGGTGCGGCGGCGAGGTTCAGTAGGGTGGAACGACGAAGGGGCAACTTGCTTTTTCCGCTACCGATCACGAGAATGGAATTGAATCCGCCAAAGCCGTCACTTACTCGGTTCGGGTTCTTTTCGTCATGATACCATTTTCCGTCCGCCACAAACTTGTACAGATAGGCACCTTCTTCCAACTCTACCTCGACCGTAAAAGTACCGTCTGATTGCCGAGTCATCGGGACGGCAGCGGGGTTCCAGCCCCAATGGTCACCCGTGAGAACCACTGTGGTGGGGTTGTCCTTTGGGTAAAAAACAAATCTGTGTTTCATCGCTTTCTTGGAGCTAGTTTCAGTGCGAGCGC
Coding sequences within it:
- a CDS encoding hydrolase of the alpha/beta superfamily: MIEGFGTIYLRYMRLNLTLVLLLTLVWAVGGARTETSSKKAMKHRFVFYPKDNPTTVVLTGDHWGWNPAAVPMTRQSDGTFTVEVELEEGAYLYKFVADGKWYHDEKNPNRVSDGFGGFNSILVIGSGKSKLPLRRSTLLNLAAAPVEFRVRGVPSDFKQSWIPVRFEEGRLVYDDREPTATHGRLLLSAEMLSLPQEKGTSHSLAPRQIFVYLPKGYFTPGSKHRYPVIYLHDGQNVWDDERCCFGHGGWHLNTLLDSTTTLQQAILVGIPNSSARLAEYGLGADVLRLRPSPYHRFLREVVKPRIDQDFRTRRDRKHTAVMGSSMGGIVSITTGYVYPDTFGVVAALSPAFQVPDAQGRTLLDVVKKHGRGRFRLYVDNGTAGETQDGAPLTREFVNLARQKGWKDGVDFEHFEDVGAAHNERAWRMRAWRPLKFILESRSR
- a CDS encoding Alkyl hydroperoxide reductase subunit C-like protein is translated as MIGVGQKCPDFEVPALIGEDVNGKVALKDFKGKWVCLYFYPLDFTFVCPTEIKAFSDAVPDFEDRNCAVLGGSCDSVYSHLGWVRAKDELKGLKHPLISDYTKSLSRALGILDEEKGVSQRATFLIDPDGIVRFIYVTDLSVGRNPEEVLRVLDALQSGELCPCGWKPGDPTIKV
- a CDS encoding Thiazole biosynthesis protein ThiG — translated: MANPSEITKPVADTKLRLGDREYSSRLLVGTGKYATFELMVEALEASGCEIVTVALRRVDLDAHKRGEKNLLDYLDRNKYTILPNTAGCFTKEDAIKICMLARELGLGDMVKLEVLSEQKTLLPDPIETLEATKILVKEGFKVLAYTNDDPVMARKLEDAGATAVMPLGSPIGSGLGILNPTNIAIILEQAHVPIIVDAGVGTASDVAIAMELGVDGVLLNTGIACAKDPVKMARAMKLACEAGRLAYLAGRIPKKRYASPSSPALDFV
- a CDS encoding Alkylhydroperoxidase protein D, giving the protein MSEGVAVQPAELTDRAKRALDRIKEVFGVAEVPAALTRFAQSETGINDLYMNLNRQLQDGKVSKQTKLLVALGVATAVGSPQAVEFFRQAAIAAGRTAADAAEAIHTAITCSTYNAYYRFRSQVPGDLAPTYSEFKATFNGSVFLKPPFDEREVEAICVAVSSVNNCMKCVDGHVNKAKSLGYQDDQIDEIIKAGAAAFAFALACNACQ
- a CDS encoding TPR/glycosyl transferase domain protein; translated protein: MRRERMLIITYDYPPALSGVRRMVKFAKFLPEFGIDPIILTTLPLRAFPQDWEAMAEVEAAGYPIYRTPSLDPHYLRGRVAEVPAQLRRWRESLLKILNAPPSPDELRQLEQEGADSATSRKPFVSHKSDAQVGGKPRLTTRCVHLVRRWLYLPDTRFAWLPHAISQAELILEREPVRYVLTTSFPNTTHLIGRWIARRYRVKWVADFRDGWTQNPYFADYPTPLHRRVNRNWERSVVHEASAVLGVSEPIVRHLQRLTPEPEKVHLLPNGFDPDDFESIEPIGFDRFTIAYTGTLFMQRSPESFFAGVRALLDNYRGIEENFQVIFMTQFRPEHEECIRAMGLERVVQNWGLQSYRKALQLQKSADALLVLEGEGKNAEIMITQKVFEYLATGKPILAITPPNALTALLEETGAGICVHPEDIRKIKDRLYELFTGTLTLRRNEEKIRKFHRKELTRRLVEIIRDR